A genomic window from Periweissella cryptocerci includes:
- a CDS encoding bifunctional metallophosphatase/5'-nucleotidase, with the protein MKVTILSTSDVHGFVLPTDFSSRDSEVPFGLARAATVIAELKAHAADDELVITIENGDFIQGSPLTNYIAKENRNAVGLYQQLAKQIGYDARILGNHEFNYGVDYLQTAIPKDVGVLNANILASNDEPFMGKPYRIIEDKGVKVAILGLTTDYIPHWEKPANIEGLQFMDVVETAKRYVPFLRQEADLVIVAYHGGFEADLKTGEPDAILTGENVGYRLLREVPGIDGLVTGHQHRQLAGIVQGTATTQPGYRGENVGVLTFELDDTNAVTKQATQLLSTKGFKPDAGIVALTQGVQARVEDWLDSPVGQVAGDMLVHAPLKERAHGDAYLDFINRVQMAAVGTDIAATALFNNEVPGFKPEVTMRDVVTSYIYPNTLAAEKITGADLKAALEKSAEYFTVIDGELTVTPIFMEPKPQHYNYDYWSGIDYAFDLSLPVGQRVTKLKYHGHDVAPTDELVVALNQYRAVSGGDFMMFGAEKIVKELQVDITDLIADYFVAHPTVTAHEPRNLTTHGYSWMQA; encoded by the coding sequence ATGAAAGTTACAATTTTATCAACGAGTGATGTCCATGGCTTCGTACTACCAACTGATTTTTCGAGTCGTGACAGTGAGGTACCGTTTGGTTTAGCGCGGGCAGCGACGGTAATTGCGGAATTAAAAGCACACGCCGCCGATGATGAATTAGTAATAACGATTGAAAATGGTGATTTTATTCAAGGCTCACCATTGACCAATTACATTGCCAAAGAAAATCGAAATGCAGTTGGTTTATATCAACAACTTGCCAAGCAAATTGGCTACGATGCGCGGATTTTAGGCAATCATGAATTCAATTATGGAGTAGATTATTTACAAACGGCAATTCCAAAAGATGTCGGTGTCTTGAATGCCAATATTTTGGCGAGCAATGATGAACCGTTTATGGGAAAGCCATATCGTATTATTGAAGACAAAGGGGTCAAGGTTGCTATTCTCGGTTTGACGACCGACTACATTCCCCATTGGGAAAAGCCTGCTAACATTGAAGGTTTGCAGTTTATGGATGTTGTTGAAACGGCGAAACGCTACGTACCATTTTTACGCCAAGAAGCTGATTTAGTAATCGTGGCATATCATGGGGGCTTTGAAGCCGATTTAAAAACCGGTGAACCAGATGCCATTTTGACGGGCGAAAATGTTGGTTACCGATTGTTACGCGAAGTGCCGGGGATTGATGGGTTAGTCACCGGCCATCAACACCGCCAGTTAGCAGGAATTGTGCAAGGCACCGCAACAACACAACCGGGCTATCGCGGTGAAAATGTGGGCGTGCTGACCTTTGAACTGGATGATACCAATGCCGTAACTAAACAAGCCACACAATTATTATCAACAAAGGGTTTCAAGCCAGACGCCGGCATTGTCGCGCTAACGCAAGGTGTCCAAGCACGAGTTGAAGATTGGCTGGATTCACCAGTGGGGCAAGTTGCAGGCGACATGCTCGTCCACGCACCATTGAAAGAACGGGCGCACGGAGATGCGTATTTAGATTTCATTAACCGCGTCCAAATGGCAGCAGTTGGCACCGATATTGCAGCAACGGCGCTCTTTAACAATGAAGTACCTGGCTTCAAACCTGAAGTTACGATGCGCGATGTGGTGACCAGCTACATTTATCCCAACACATTGGCCGCCGAAAAAATTACCGGGGCCGACTTGAAAGCGGCACTCGAAAAAAGCGCGGAATATTTCACGGTCATTGACGGTGAATTAACAGTTACGCCAATTTTCATGGAACCCAAGCCCCAACATTATAATTATGATTATTGGAGTGGTATTGATTACGCGTTTGATCTGAGTTTACCGGTGGGCCAACGCGTGACCAAATTGAAATACCATGGGCATGATGTGGCACCCACCGACGAATTAGTAGTCGCCTTGAATCAATATCGGGCCGTGTCCGGAGGGGATTTCATGATGTTCGGCGCCGAAAAAATCGTCAAGGAACTACAAGTTGATATTACCGATTTGATTGCTGATTATTTTGTGGCACATCCCACAGTGACCGCGCATGAACCACGTAATCTGACGACACATGGGTATAGTTGGATGCAGGCGTAA
- a CDS encoding restriction endonuclease subunit S has product MKFKLSEIAYYVSDKVGVSEITIENYVSTENLLPNRGGKGIATRLPDTGKVTKFKPKDILISNIRPYFKKIWFATENGGNSADVLNFRANEQIVLPEYLFWLLFQDEFFNRVMGSVKGTKMPRGDKKAIMEFEFEIPSFEIQRSIAKTLFLFNHKIQLNRRINDNLLELSSTLVGQFKLEHLSELQAYTIDELAALNSVSAKKAELLATIQYLDTSNITENSIDEIQVLNPMLEKIPSRARRHIKNLDIVYSTVRPNQKHYGIMLNPDDNLLVSTGFTTITANTDKISPFHLFVLLTDNQIVKGLQAIAEGSTSTYPAVRPQDIGGIELELPNFRANVEFGKLLEPMFMQINANNQMNQNLSVLRDSLLPKLLAGKIDLD; this is encoded by the coding sequence ATGAAATTTAAGCTTTCTGAGATTGCGTATTATGTAAGTGACAAAGTTGGAGTTTCAGAAATTACGATTGAAAATTATGTTAGTACTGAAAATCTTCTACCAAATCGCGGAGGGAAGGGAATAGCAACTAGGCTTCCAGACACTGGGAAGGTAACAAAGTTTAAACCTAAAGACATTCTTATTTCAAATATTCGACCATATTTCAAAAAAATTTGGTTTGCAACTGAAAATGGTGGTAATTCCGCTGATGTTCTCAACTTTCGTGCAAATGAGCAAATAGTTTTGCCAGAGTATCTTTTCTGGTTACTTTTTCAAGATGAGTTTTTTAATCGTGTGATGGGTTCGGTAAAAGGAACTAAAATGCCGCGTGGGGATAAGAAAGCTATAATGGAATTTGAATTTGAAATTCCATCATTTGAAATTCAGCGATCAATTGCCAAAACTCTCTTTTTATTTAATCATAAAATCCAACTGAATCGGCGGATAAATGATAATTTACTTGAATTGTCATCCACGTTAGTTGGTCAATTTAAATTAGAACACTTAAGCGAATTACAAGCGTACACAATTGATGAACTTGCCGCATTGAATAGTGTTAGTGCTAAGAAAGCTGAACTTTTAGCTACCATTCAATACTTGGACACGTCAAATATAACTGAAAATAGTATCGATGAGATTCAGGTTCTTAATCCAATGTTAGAAAAAATACCAAGTCGAGCACGGCGTCATATAAAGAATTTAGACATTGTGTATTCAACAGTGCGTCCAAATCAAAAGCACTATGGCATAATGCTAAATCCAGATGACAATCTATTAGTTTCAACAGGTTTCACAACCATAACTGCTAATACGGACAAAATTAGTCCATTCCATTTATTTGTATTATTAACAGATAATCAAATTGTTAAAGGTTTGCAGGCAATAGCAGAAGGAAGCACATCAACTTATCCCGCAGTGAGACCACAGGATATTGGTGGGATTGAACTTGAATTACCCAATTTTCGCGCCAACGTTGAATTTGGAAAATTATTAGAACCCATGTTTATGCAAATAAATGCAAATAATCAAATGAATCAAAATTTAAGCGTACTTCGTGATTCTCTTTTACCTAAACTTTTAGCTGGCAAAATTGATCTAGACTAA
- a CDS encoding type I restriction-modification system subunit M yields the protein MAKQSGELKIEDQLWAAADELRGSMDASEYRNVVLGLIFLKYVSDSFEERYQELLNSDYPEDSEDQDAYLEKNIFWLPKEARWSVIDAASKTPEIGDVIDKAMIAIERENNQIKGVLPKNYASDDLDKVRLGAVIDLISNIQVGTEESRKNDVLGRVYEFFLSQFASAEGKNGGEFYTPRSIVRTLVEMIEPYKGKIYDPAAGSGGMFVQSEEFVKEHQGNIADLSVYGQEANPTTWKLAKMNLAIRGIDNDFGPQQGDTFLNDLHKGVRFDYVLANPPFNLKKWGGDRLKEDARWTYGVPPENNANYAWIEHIVSKLTPDGKAAFVLANGALSTSTKEEYAIRKALLNADKIDAIVALPGQMFYSTQIPVSLWFIDMDKTSSDERNRKGETLFIDARNVGFMADRTHKAFSREDIAKIADAYHAYKGTNGQDYEDVAGFAKAATLDEIAKNDYVLTPGRYVGLAEVEDDGEPFEEKMTRLASELSEQFKQSAELEEQIRKALKGIGYEI from the coding sequence ATGGCTAAACAAAGTGGAGAATTAAAGATTGAAGATCAACTCTGGGCTGCCGCAGATGAATTACGTGGAAGCATGGACGCTTCTGAGTATCGTAATGTGGTGCTTGGATTAATCTTCTTGAAGTACGTTTCAGATTCATTTGAAGAACGTTACCAAGAATTGTTGAACAGTGATTATCCAGAAGATTCTGAAGATCAAGACGCATATCTTGAAAAGAACATCTTCTGGCTACCTAAAGAAGCACGTTGGTCTGTAATTGATGCGGCATCTAAAACACCTGAAATTGGTGATGTTATTGACAAGGCGATGATTGCGATTGAACGAGAAAATAATCAAATCAAGGGTGTTCTACCAAAAAACTATGCTTCTGATGATTTAGACAAAGTTCGTCTTGGTGCTGTTATTGATCTGATTTCTAACATCCAAGTTGGTACTGAAGAATCACGCAAGAATGACGTACTTGGTCGTGTGTATGAATTTTTCTTGAGTCAATTTGCTAGTGCAGAAGGAAAAAACGGTGGAGAATTCTACACACCACGTTCAATCGTTCGTACATTGGTTGAAATGATTGAACCATATAAAGGTAAAATTTATGACCCTGCGGCTGGTTCAGGTGGTATGTTCGTACAATCTGAAGAATTTGTTAAGGAGCATCAAGGGAATATTGCCGACTTGTCTGTATATGGTCAAGAAGCAAACCCAACTACTTGGAAATTAGCAAAGATGAATCTAGCTATTCGTGGCATTGATAATGACTTTGGCCCGCAACAAGGTGACACTTTCTTGAATGATCTGCACAAGGGGGTACGCTTTGATTATGTTTTAGCAAACCCACCGTTTAATTTGAAAAAGTGGGGTGGTGATCGACTGAAGGAAGATGCTCGTTGGACTTACGGGGTACCGCCTGAAAATAATGCTAATTACGCTTGGATTGAACACATTGTAAGCAAGCTGACACCAGATGGTAAGGCGGCATTTGTTTTAGCCAATGGTGCACTTTCAACGTCAACTAAGGAAGAATATGCAATTCGTAAAGCGCTTCTTAATGCAGATAAAATTGATGCAATTGTGGCGTTGCCAGGACAAATGTTTTACTCAACTCAAATTCCAGTGTCACTCTGGTTTATCGATATGGACAAAACATCATCTGATGAACGTAATCGTAAGGGTGAAACTTTATTTATTGATGCACGTAATGTAGGTTTCATGGCTGACCGCACTCACAAAGCATTTTCTCGTGAGGACATTGCCAAAATTGCAGATGCGTATCATGCATACAAGGGTACGAATGGACAAGACTATGAAGATGTTGCAGGATTCGCTAAGGCGGCTACATTGGACGAAATTGCTAAGAATGATTATGTATTAACGCCTGGTCGCTATGTTGGATTAGCTGAAGTAGAGGACGATGGCGAACCGTTTGAAGAAAAAATGACTCGCCTTGCTAGTGAGCTTTCAGAACAATTCAAACAATCCGCTGAGCTTGAAGAACAAATTCGGAAGGCGTTGAAGGGAATTGGTTATGAAATTTAA
- the phnE gene encoding phosphonate ABC transporter, permease protein PhnE: protein MTIKKTFWQRYHMLVWSVLVVALYIWAFSGIQFNGFKEMAGEVTKAIFGGIFHPDWGYVYTGDGEDLVSLLIQTLAIAFLGTIVSAILSVPFAFWAARTQKSFFHPRSTTGKLFLTFVRTFPEIVMAIMFIKAVGPGPYAGVLAVSFHSIGMLGKLFSEAIEGIDRRPGEAILAAGGNGLDVLIHATIPAVLPEFLSLTLYRFEIAVRSASILGLVGAGGIGAPLLFSIGTRTWPRVGIILIGIVVMVILIDFVSGQMRKRLV, encoded by the coding sequence ATGACAATTAAAAAAACATTCTGGCAACGTTATCACATGCTTGTTTGGAGCGTGTTGGTGGTTGCCCTCTATATTTGGGCCTTTTCAGGTATTCAGTTTAACGGTTTCAAAGAAATGGCTGGCGAAGTGACCAAAGCCATTTTCGGTGGGATTTTCCACCCGGATTGGGGTTATGTCTACACTGGTGATGGCGAAGATTTGGTGAGCTTATTAATTCAAACCCTCGCAATTGCTTTTCTAGGGACGATTGTATCAGCAATTTTGAGTGTACCATTTGCCTTTTGGGCAGCACGGACGCAAAAAAGTTTCTTTCACCCCCGGTCAACAACGGGTAAGCTCTTTTTGACCTTTGTCCGGACTTTCCCTGAAATCGTGATGGCGATTATGTTCATCAAAGCCGTCGGTCCTGGGCCATATGCTGGGGTTTTGGCGGTATCATTCCACTCAATTGGAATGTTAGGGAAGTTGTTCAGTGAAGCGATTGAAGGAATTGACCGCCGTCCGGGTGAGGCCATCTTGGCGGCCGGTGGAAACGGTTTGGATGTCTTGATTCACGCCACAATTCCCGCCGTTTTGCCAGAATTCTTATCATTAACTTTGTATCGTTTTGAAATCGCCGTGCGTTCCGCATCAATCCTTGGCTTGGTTGGTGCTGGGGGGATTGGGGCACCACTGTTGTTCTCAATTGGAACCCGGACTTGGCCTCGGGTCGGCATTATCTTAATCGGGATTGTCGTCATGGTTATCCTGATTGATTTTGTCTCAGGTCAAATGCGCAAACGTTTAGTTTAA
- a CDS encoding restriction endonuclease subunit S, producing the protein MEVRVNDLFEINIGTQLPRIREVMATDVPAYKIYANENFLKDTFKNTGNGEIKTFRTSDYVETVQQGDLIYSIIQSKAGVVSPEHDGMLLTSNYVKLIPKQPIDIEYARFFFNDSKSMHHQFLIESQGSLIAKLTVSQLRELKLEIPDREVQKVIGELYVTMKTKQLEVEKERKIEQALIIERIERKLKENE; encoded by the coding sequence ATGGAAGTAAGAGTAAACGATTTATTTGAAATAAACATCGGAACGCAATTACCACGAATCCGTGAAGTGATGGCAACAGATGTTCCGGCATATAAAATTTATGCAAACGAAAATTTTTTGAAAGATACATTCAAAAATACTGGAAATGGGGAAATTAAAACATTCCGTACATCGGATTACGTTGAAACTGTGCAACAAGGTGATTTGATTTATAGCATAATTCAAAGTAAAGCGGGAGTTGTTAGTCCAGAACATGATGGAATGTTATTAACTAGTAATTATGTCAAACTAATACCTAAGCAGCCAATTGATATTGAATATGCACGCTTCTTTTTTAACGATTCAAAATCAATGCATCACCAATTTTTAATTGAAAGTCAAGGGAGCTTAATTGCTAAACTAACGGTTAGTCAGTTACGGGAGTTGAAGTTGGAAATTCCTGACAGGGAAGTTCAAAAGGTGATTGGTGAACTATATGTAACGATGAAAACAAAGCAATTAGAGGTTGAAAAAGAGCGCAAAATTGAACAAGCACTAATTATTGAGCGTATTGAAAGAAAGTTAAAAGAGAACGAATAA
- the phnE gene encoding phosphonate ABC transporter, permease protein PhnE, protein MNTIPVKTWEQKWHVKTLLWVLLFLVIFIGAGNMTEVDVPEFFHGFDQFMVIFKEMLHPAWAYAPYIYQPLLQTIQMALVGTLIGSVLAIPFAVLAARNIMTNTFIRSIFRFILNIVRTIPDLVLAAIFVAIVGIGPMAGVLTLIVFSFGMVSKLFYEAIETIDMGPLEALTAAGANKTQVVIFAVLPQVLNSFLSYFLYTLEINVRASTVLGYLGAGGIGELLQRSLGQFRYDRTAVVVIGIFIVVIVVDTISNQLRERLA, encoded by the coding sequence ATGAACACGATTCCAGTGAAAACGTGGGAACAAAAGTGGCATGTTAAGACCCTATTGTGGGTGCTCTTATTCCTCGTAATCTTTATTGGTGCAGGCAATATGACCGAAGTTGACGTACCAGAATTTTTCCACGGGTTTGACCAATTTATGGTGATTTTCAAGGAAATGTTGCACCCAGCGTGGGCCTACGCGCCATACATCTACCAACCACTATTACAAACAATTCAAATGGCGCTCGTCGGGACGCTGATTGGTTCAGTGCTCGCGATTCCGTTTGCCGTGTTAGCCGCGCGCAACATTATGACGAATACGTTCATTCGTAGTATTTTCCGGTTCATTTTGAACATTGTGCGCACGATTCCTGATTTAGTGTTGGCAGCGATTTTTGTGGCGATTGTCGGCATTGGCCCCATGGCCGGGGTACTAACACTGATTGTCTTTAGTTTTGGGATGGTCTCAAAATTATTCTATGAAGCGATTGAAACTATCGACATGGGACCGCTCGAAGCATTGACGGCCGCGGGTGCTAACAAAACGCAAGTCGTCATCTTCGCAGTGTTGCCCCAAGTATTGAACAGTTTCTTGAGTTATTTTCTATATACATTAGAAATTAACGTGCGGGCGTCAACGGTGCTGGGGTACTTGGGAGCCGGTGGAATTGGGGAATTACTCCAACGTTCACTCGGCCAATTCCGCTATGATCGTACCGCCGTGGTCGTTATCGGGATTTTCATCGTCGTAATCGTTGTCGACACCATCAGTAATCAATTACGGGAGCGTTTGGCATAA
- a CDS encoding type I restriction-modification system subunit M — MQATIQTKLWKLTDDARGHMNIIEFRNYLFCLMFYAYLSEQVKKKRNKGYTIKKKYLFSSMVDNVEHGIWNNELLKTAFVEFNNSIEGTESAEALYDIFDDVDFSSTNLGRTEANRSLVISKIILGLKDIDFSDSRVSGEIFEYLIASFSAASGKNTADIYSPVQVSKLLAQLVGNSSNEINGVYDPAMGSASSLLQVGSKVKVKNYFGTELNKSTFNLARMNMIIHGVKFNKLNLRNANTLDDDQFKDKKFDAVVSIPPFSVNWEPVDDVRFNEYGKLAPRSKADYAFIEDMLYHLDEKGTMAVVLPHGVLFRGAAEGVIRKYIIDKQKSLDAVIGLPNNIFYGTMLATVVLVFKKEKNHDDILFVDAFNDFEKTKKNNVITDDGIDRIIDAYNKRENIAKYAKAVSYDDIIKNDYNLNINRYIDTYEDVEVNIEQVERDLKRTKTRIENLDIKILGLLNKL, encoded by the coding sequence ATGCAAGCTACAATACAAACTAAGCTTTGGAAACTTACTGACGATGCACGTGGTCACATGAATATAATCGAATTTCGGAATTATTTATTCTGCCTCATGTTTTATGCATATCTGTCAGAACAAGTTAAGAAAAAAAGAAATAAGGGCTACACAATTAAAAAAAAATACTTGTTTTCAAGTATGGTTGATAATGTAGAGCATGGAATTTGGAATAACGAGTTATTGAAAACTGCGTTTGTAGAATTTAATAATTCGATTGAAGGAACAGAAAGTGCTGAAGCTTTATATGATATCTTCGATGATGTAGATTTTAGCTCTACTAATTTGGGACGAACTGAAGCAAACAGATCCTTAGTTATTAGCAAGATTATTCTGGGGTTAAAGGATATTGATTTTAGTGATTCAAGGGTTAGTGGTGAAATATTTGAATATTTGATTGCTAGTTTCAGTGCTGCATCTGGGAAAAATACAGCAGATATTTACAGTCCGGTTCAAGTATCAAAACTTTTAGCACAGTTAGTCGGAAATAGTAGTAATGAAATTAATGGTGTTTATGACCCTGCGATGGGTTCAGCATCATCGCTGTTACAAGTTGGTAGTAAGGTAAAAGTTAAAAATTATTTTGGAACGGAATTGAATAAATCTACATTTAACCTGGCACGTATGAATATGATAATTCACGGTGTTAAGTTTAATAAATTAAACTTGCGTAATGCAAATACGCTTGATGATGATCAGTTCAAGGATAAAAAGTTTGATGCTGTTGTTAGTATTCCACCATTCTCCGTTAACTGGGAACCAGTTGATGACGTACGCTTCAATGAATATGGTAAATTGGCACCGCGCTCAAAAGCGGATTACGCATTTATTGAAGATATGTTATATCACCTAGATGAAAAAGGTACCATGGCAGTTGTATTACCACATGGTGTACTTTTTCGCGGCGCAGCCGAAGGCGTAATTCGTAAATACATTATTGATAAGCAAAAATCACTCGATGCCGTAATTGGGTTACCGAACAACATTTTCTATGGGACAATGCTTGCAACAGTTGTTCTTGTATTCAAGAAAGAAAAAAATCACGATGATATTTTGTTTGTTGACGCGTTCAATGATTTTGAAAAGACTAAGAAGAATAATGTGATTACAGATGACGGAATTGACCGTATTATTGATGCGTATAATAAGCGTGAAAATATTGCTAAATATGCAAAAGCAGTATCTTATGATGATATAATTAAAAATGATTATAATTTGAACATTAATCGTTATATTGATACGTATGAAGACGTTGAGGTTAATATTGAACAAGTCGAAAGGGATTTGAAGAGGACAAAGACTAGAATTGAAAATTTAGATATAAAAATTTTGGGTTTGTTAAATAAACTCTAA
- a CDS encoding phosphate/phosphite/phosphonate ABC transporter substrate-binding protein, with the protein MRNLKRGLMLFVGLAAVVLLAACGKSTSDTSKNGDLKSLTVQFVPSSNANTIEAKAKPLEKLLSKQLGIPVHVSVSTDYDTIVEAMGSKKVDMGFLPPAPYTIAHKKYGVNVILQSQRFGVKEPSGEPTDKLTDSYASEVLVRKNSGINSIEDLKGKKIAVQDVTSDAGYIFPMVELDQKGIKPSDYTTVTVKGHDQGVLSVENKDTDAAFVFNDARNIVKGDVPTIFDDTKILYMTKPIPNDTISVRAGINKKWQDKISDAMLKITKTKQGHDILSSVYSWEGVTPAKDSNFDIVRDYEAKADKLN; encoded by the coding sequence ATGCGTAATCTTAAGCGTGGTTTAATGCTTTTTGTCGGGTTAGCGGCAGTCGTTTTATTAGCAGCGTGTGGTAAGTCAACTTCAGACACATCGAAAAATGGTGATTTGAAGAGCTTGACGGTTCAATTTGTACCATCTTCAAATGCCAACACGATTGAAGCCAAGGCTAAGCCACTTGAAAAGTTACTTAGCAAGCAATTGGGGATTCCAGTGCACGTTTCAGTTTCGACTGATTACGACACAATTGTGGAAGCAATGGGTTCTAAGAAAGTTGATATGGGCTTCTTGCCACCAGCACCTTACACAATTGCTCACAAGAAATACGGCGTGAACGTTATCTTACAATCACAACGTTTTGGCGTGAAGGAACCATCTGGCGAACCTACTGACAAGTTAACTGATAGCTACGCGTCAGAAGTGCTTGTACGCAAGAATTCAGGCATCAACAGCATTGAAGATTTGAAGGGCAAGAAAATCGCCGTTCAAGACGTAACTTCTGATGCTGGCTACATTTTCCCAATGGTTGAACTTGACCAAAAGGGTATTAAGCCATCTGATTACACAACTGTCACTGTTAAGGGTCACGACCAAGGTGTCCTCTCGGTTGAAAACAAAGATACTGACGCAGCGTTTGTGTTCAACGATGCTCGTAACATCGTTAAGGGCGATGTGCCAACCATCTTTGACGACACGAAGATCCTTTACATGACTAAGCCAATTCCTAACGATACCATCAGTGTTCGTGCAGGTATCAACAAGAAATGGCAAGACAAGATTTCCGACGCAATGTTGAAAATCACAAAGACTAAGCAAGGTCACGACATCTTGTCATCAGTTTATTCATGGGAAGGTGTAACGCCTGCCAAGGATAGTAACTTCGATATCGTCCGCGATTACGAAGCAAAGGCTGATAAATTAAACTAA
- the phnC gene encoding phosphonate ABC transporter ATP-binding protein codes for MQEATPIIEFQNVNKVYPNGTIGLDNINLTINKGEFVVIVGLSGAGKSTLLRAANRLHDVTSGEILIDGESIVRAKGKNLRALRRNIAMIFQSFNLVKRSTVERNILNGRVGYYSTFKSALGLFTPADKQMAADNLQRVNLGEKLYSRADELSGGQQQRVAIARALMQDPKIMLADEPIASLDPRTTVTVMDDLKQLNEELGITVVVNLHSVALAKQYASRLVGLRAGKLVFDKSIAEVTDADFDEIYDGKDQNVKEA; via the coding sequence ATGCAAGAAGCAACGCCAATTATTGAGTTTCAAAACGTAAATAAGGTCTACCCTAATGGAACAATTGGGTTGGACAACATCAATTTGACGATTAATAAAGGTGAATTTGTCGTTATTGTTGGGCTATCTGGTGCTGGGAAAAGTACATTACTGCGTGCAGCCAATCGTTTGCATGACGTGACGAGTGGTGAAATTTTGATTGATGGTGAATCAATTGTGCGCGCCAAAGGTAAAAATTTACGGGCATTGCGCCGCAATATTGCAATGATTTTCCAAAGCTTCAACTTGGTTAAGCGTTCCACCGTTGAACGCAATATTTTGAATGGGCGAGTTGGTTATTATTCAACGTTCAAAAGTGCACTTGGGCTGTTCACGCCCGCCGATAAGCAAATGGCCGCGGATAACTTACAACGTGTTAACTTGGGCGAAAAACTCTACTCACGTGCTGATGAATTGTCTGGTGGACAACAACAACGGGTCGCTATCGCCCGCGCTTTGATGCAAGATCCTAAGATCATGTTGGCGGACGAACCAATTGCCTCACTTGATCCCCGTACGACGGTGACCGTGATGGACGATTTAAAACAATTAAATGAAGAACTCGGAATTACCGTGGTGGTTAACTTGCACAGTGTGGCGTTGGCGAAACAATACGCCTCACGTCTCGTGGGTCTACGTGCCGGGAAATTGGTATTTGATAAAAGCATTGCTGAAGTTACGGACGCCGACTTTGATGAAATCTATGACGGCAAAGATCAAAACGTGAAGGAGGCCTAA